One Ignavibacteria bacterium genomic window carries:
- a CDS encoding serine hydrolase domain-containing protein has translation MKKFFIIKGFLFLLIISNLHAQDIPVSGTGNAGLKAIEDKMLEFMKKWNVPGGQLAFSKGGEIVYSKGLGYGDKENKVPATPNNIFRIASSSKPFTAMAILKLVQDGKLKLDDKAFKILEDLVLSTPIKVADPRIWDITVANLLEHSAGYTWEHGDPQSKYARIAPDALGKPRPAVPEDIVRYMLGQPLDFPPGEKKVYSNFGYNVLARIIEKVSGLTYEQYVQQNVLAPAGINDMVLAKTRFVERQPNEVVYYADDRYNGVWSVLDAEELPINMPYGGDFQLELTDGHGGWVSSAEDMVKFVNYIDPTTPGQHLLNADMLKVMQTQSTFPVAPDAKQIQGKGWNISLDGLNWQHSGAFFGTSSFVMRDGTNGVNWAVVFNYLPMEQLNDFFAELYGIYIDNIKDVKW, from the coding sequence ATGAAAAAATTTTTCATCATCAAAGGATTTTTGTTTTTATTAATCATCTCCAATTTACATGCTCAGGATATTCCGGTAAGCGGGACAGGTAATGCAGGATTGAAAGCAATAGAGGATAAAATGCTTGAGTTTATGAAAAAGTGGAACGTTCCCGGCGGACAGCTTGCGTTTTCAAAAGGCGGCGAGATAGTTTATTCAAAGGGATTGGGTTACGGTGATAAAGAAAATAAAGTGCCTGCAACGCCGAATAATATTTTCCGCATTGCGAGCTCATCGAAACCGTTCACTGCGATGGCGATTTTGAAGCTGGTTCAGGATGGAAAGCTGAAGCTTGATGATAAGGCATTTAAAATTCTTGAAGATTTGGTTTTATCAACACCGATAAAAGTTGCTGACCCGAGAATTTGGGACATTACGGTTGCGAATTTGCTTGAACACAGTGCAGGATATACATGGGAGCATGGCGACCCGCAATCGAAGTATGCGCGCATTGCGCCTGATGCTTTGGGCAAGCCGAGACCTGCAGTCCCTGAAGACATTGTGAGGTATATGTTGGGACAGCCGCTTGATTTTCCTCCGGGTGAGAAAAAAGTTTATTCGAATTTCGGATATAATGTTCTTGCGCGAATCATCGAAAAAGTTTCGGGGCTTACTTATGAACAATATGTTCAGCAGAATGTTTTAGCACCGGCGGGAATAAATGATATGGTTCTTGCGAAGACACGTTTTGTGGAGCGGCAGCCGAATGAAGTGGTTTATTATGCAGATGACAGATACAACGGAGTGTGGTCAGTGCTTGATGCGGAGGAGCTTCCGATTAACATGCCTTACGGTGGTGATTTTCAGCTTGAGCTTACGGACGGACATGGCGGATGGGTTTCCTCTGCTGAGGACATGGTGAAGTTTGTGAATTACATTGACCCGACAACGCCGGGTCAGCATTTGCTGAATGCCGATATGTTAAAGGTAATGCAGACTCAATCAACTTTCCCGGTTGCACCTGATGCAAAACAGATTCAAGGTAAAGGATGGAATATCAGTTTAGACGGATTGAACTGGCAGCACTCGGGAGCGTTTTTTGGAACGAGTTCTTTTGTGATGAGAGACGGAACGAACGGAGTTAACTGGGCGGTAGTGTTTAATTATTTGCCTATGGAACAGCTAAATGATTTTTTTGCGGAGCTGTATGGGATTTATATAGATAATATTAAGGATGTGAAGTGGTGA
- a CDS encoding DUF6036 family nucleotidyltransferase, which yields MKEKNLFTLLEELAKSNVKFVVCGGIACVLHGVNRVTLDIDILADMDEVNLKKIIDIAHSYGLKPRIPEPVENFLDESKRNKWVEEKNALVYTFFSDDGKIQLDVFLKYPINYKDAFKKADKIEYRNLDLYVTSIEDLLFAKKNVLPPRHKDLQDIEELEKIYKSRYGKEKKD from the coding sequence ATGAAAGAGAAAAACCTGTTTACGCTTTTAGAAGAGCTTGCAAAAAGCAATGTGAAATTTGTTGTATGCGGAGGAATAGCATGTGTTTTGCATGGTGTTAACAGAGTTACTTTGGATATAGATATTCTTGCTGATATGGATGAGGTAAATTTAAAAAAGATAATAGATATTGCTCATTCTTACGGATTGAAGCCAAGAATTCCCGAACCTGTTGAGAATTTTTTAGATGAAAGCAAAAGAAATAAATGGGTTGAAGAAAAGAATGCTTTAGTTTATACATTTTTTTCAGATGATGGAAAAATACAGCTTGATGTATTTTTAAAATATCCTATTAATTATAAAGATGCATTTAAAAAAGCAGATAAAATAGAATATAGAAATTTAGATTTGTATGTAACCTCTATAGAAGATTTGTTGTTTGCTAAAAAGAATGTTTTACCACCCAGACATAAAGATTTACAAGATATAGAAGAGTTAGAAAAAATTTATAAGAGTCGTTATGGAAAAGAAAAAAAAGATTGA
- a CDS encoding MmcQ/YjbR family DNA-binding protein encodes MKFEELRKYLLSKKGAEETFPFGEDTFVYKVGNKIFAITSFDLPLSINLKCDPERAIELREQYEEVQPGYHMNKKHWNTVLLEGRIPLKEIKEMIDHSYELIIKSLPKNKQKYFLK; translated from the coding sequence ATGAAATTTGAGGAGCTGAGAAAATATTTACTTTCAAAGAAGGGAGCTGAGGAGACGTTTCCTTTTGGTGAGGATACTTTTGTTTATAAAGTAGGAAATAAAATTTTTGCCATAACATCTTTTGATTTGCCTTTGAGCATAAATCTGAAGTGTGACCCTGAAAGAGCAATTGAATTACGGGAGCAGTATGAAGAAGTTCAGCCGGGTTATCACATGAACAAAAAACACTGGAACACGGTTTTGCTCGAAGGGAGAATACCGCTGAAAGAAATTAAAGAAATGATTGACCATTCGTATGAGCTTATCATAAAGTCATTACCAAAAAATAAACAAAAATATTTTTTAAAATAA
- a CDS encoding MFS transporter, which translates to MDKKEKILIFVLASVQFTAIMDFMIMMPLGPQLMRIFQINPQEFGFLVSAYTFAAGLSSFIGVFWIDNFDRKKALMNMYLGFLLGTLACALSPTYTVLVLSRILTGLFGGLLMALVFSIIGDVIEERRRGTAMGYVSTSFSLASVLGVPFGLFIASFWNWHAPFFFLVAIGTPIYFMIMKYVPEVKAHLVHKTDKTKPYDTLVYILKNSNLRMALVFIMMLVLGQFTIVPFISPYMSANIGFSDRELTLIYFIGGAATILTSPRIGKLSDKYGKPKVFMVMAFLSLIPIFFVTNLPPVSIPIALIFTTLVFICFSGRFVPATAYITSVVSNRYRGGFMSINSAFMQIASGIASLVAGFIVVESPTGELLNYPYVGYIAMAFTLIAIFMIHKIKPAQEETSAVVVKPGEEKEEVISTEF; encoded by the coding sequence TTGGATAAAAAAGAAAAAATATTAATATTTGTTCTCGCGTCGGTGCAATTCACTGCAATAATGGATTTTATGATTATGATGCCGCTGGGTCCGCAGCTTATGCGGATTTTTCAAATCAACCCGCAGGAGTTCGGGTTCCTCGTTTCTGCTTATACTTTCGCCGCAGGGCTTTCAAGCTTTATAGGAGTATTCTGGATTGATAATTTCGACAGAAAGAAAGCTCTGATGAATATGTATCTCGGTTTTCTTCTCGGAACTCTTGCCTGTGCACTCTCGCCAACTTATACAGTTCTGGTGCTTTCAAGAATTTTAACGGGATTATTCGGCGGACTTCTGATGGCGCTCGTGTTTTCCATTATCGGCGATGTCATCGAAGAAAGAAGAAGAGGCACAGCAATGGGTTATGTATCAACTTCATTTTCTCTTGCTTCGGTGCTTGGTGTACCGTTCGGATTATTTATTGCAAGCTTCTGGAACTGGCACGCGCCGTTTTTCTTTCTCGTTGCAATCGGCACCCCGATTTATTTTATGATAATGAAATACGTGCCTGAGGTCAAAGCGCACCTTGTCCATAAAACCGATAAAACAAAACCATACGATACGCTTGTTTATATTCTGAAAAATTCAAATCTGCGGATGGCTTTGGTTTTTATAATGATGCTTGTGCTCGGACAGTTCACGATTGTGCCGTTCATCAGTCCCTATATGTCAGCGAATATCGGGTTTTCAGACAGAGAACTTACGTTGATTTATTTTATTGGCGGAGCTGCAACAATTTTGACTTCACCAAGAATTGGCAAGCTGTCCGATAAATACGGTAAACCAAAAGTATTCATGGTTATGGCTTTCCTTTCTTTAATACCTATTTTCTTTGTTACAAATTTGCCGCCGGTTTCTATCCCAATCGCTCTTATTTTCACAACACTTGTTTTCATCTGCTTCAGCGGAAGATTTGTCCCTGCTACTGCATATATTACATCAGTTGTCAGCAACCGTTACCGGGGCGGGTTCATGAGCATAAACTCCGCATTTATGCAGATAGCTTCAGGCATTGCTTCACTTGTCGCAGGATTTATAGTGGTTGAAAGTCCAACAGGTGAGCTTTTAAATTATCCTTATGTCGGATATATTGCAATGGCATTTACTTTAATTGCAATTTTTATGATTCATAAAATAAAACCTGCACAAGAAGAAACGAGTGCTGTTGTTGTTAAACCTGGAGAGGAAAAAGAAGAAGTAATTTCTACCGAGTTTTAA
- a CDS encoding cation:proton antiporter, which yields MHIPILTDILIILTLSVLVTLLFNKLKLPTVLGLLITGIICGPHLLSLVTQVSQVEILAEIGVILLLFTIGLEFSIKDLLRIKKYVFIGGSIQIVLTVLLSAVICYFLNFSLKEDIFIGFLVSLSSTAIVLKLLQDSKEVNSPQGKVALGILIFQDIAVVPMMLFIPILSGSSDNVLTDIGILILKGIIIIAGVYIATHYVMPKLLYQITKTKSKELFILSIIVICFAVGWATSSLGLSLSLGAFIAGLIIAESEYSHEAVGNIIPFKAIFESFFFVSIGMLLNIFFVWEHIIVVVTITLIVMSLKFFTGWFSALSLKVSVRTMVLVGLLLCQVGEFSFILAKLGFDSQLISGDAYQYFLAVTIVTMAVTPLVFRSGHKITQRVLNTHFSMRFGEYLAKKHFLDPAVQKIRDYKNHIIVIGYGLNGRNVVKAAKYALLPYVIIDTNPDVVKEELKNGEPIIFGDALNENILEMAGVNKAKVVVIAISDSIGTRRTVSTIQHINPDAYTIVRTKYVQDINTLMRLGANEVVSEEFETSIEIFTRVLYRYRIPRNDIEQLVNLIRSSGYEMLRALSTEEKPEMDITSALQNVEIANFKVTEMCPLAYKTIADSDMRNKYGVTLLGVAKKDHVVNVPDGHTVLEPEDVIYVLGEPDKIIGFKQLFC from the coding sequence GTGCATATACCCATACTTACCGACATATTAATAATTCTTACTCTTTCGGTTTTGGTGACTCTGCTTTTTAACAAGCTGAAGCTGCCGACTGTTCTGGGGCTTTTAATAACCGGAATAATCTGCGGACCTCATCTGCTTAGTCTTGTTACGCAGGTTTCACAGGTTGAAATCCTTGCTGAGATTGGGGTAATACTTTTGCTTTTTACAATCGGTCTTGAGTTTTCAATTAAGGATTTACTGCGAATAAAAAAATATGTTTTTATCGGCGGATCGATTCAGATTGTTCTCACGGTTTTACTCAGCGCGGTGATTTGTTATTTTTTAAATTTCTCGCTGAAAGAGGACATCTTCATAGGATTTCTTGTTTCGCTTTCGAGCACTGCAATTGTTCTGAAGCTTTTGCAGGACAGCAAAGAAGTGAACAGTCCGCAGGGAAAAGTTGCGCTCGGCATTTTAATTTTTCAGGACATTGCCGTAGTTCCCATGATGCTTTTTATTCCGATTCTTTCGGGTAGCAGTGATAATGTTCTGACTGATATCGGCATATTGATTCTAAAAGGAATCATAATCATTGCGGGAGTTTACATTGCTACGCATTATGTTATGCCGAAGCTTCTTTATCAGATTACGAAGACGAAAAGCAAAGAATTGTTTATTCTCAGCATTATCGTGATATGTTTTGCAGTGGGCTGGGCGACTTCATCACTTGGTCTTTCGTTGTCACTGGGAGCTTTCATTGCGGGTTTGATAATTGCGGAATCGGAATACAGCCATGAGGCAGTCGGGAATATAATTCCGTTTAAAGCAATTTTTGAGAGCTTCTTTTTTGTATCAATCGGAATGCTTTTAAATATATTTTTTGTATGGGAGCATATCATAGTAGTTGTTACAATAACTCTTATTGTAATGAGCCTGAAATTTTTCACTGGGTGGTTTTCGGCTTTGTCGCTGAAAGTTTCGGTGAGAACGATGGTATTGGTCGGATTGCTTTTGTGCCAGGTCGGTGAGTTTTCATTCATACTTGCAAAGCTCGGTTTCGATTCGCAGTTGATTTCGGGAGATGCGTATCAATATTTTCTTGCAGTTACTATTGTAACGATGGCGGTTACACCGCTTGTTTTCAGATCAGGTCATAAGATTACACAAAGAGTTTTGAACACGCATTTTTCAATGCGATTCGGGGAGTATCTTGCGAAGAAGCATTTCTTAGACCCTGCAGTTCAGAAAATAAGAGATTATAAGAATCACATCATAGTAATCGGATATGGATTGAACGGCAGAAACGTTGTCAAAGCTGCAAAATATGCGCTTCTGCCGTATGTGATAATCGACACAAACCCTGATGTTGTGAAAGAAGAATTGAAAAACGGCGAGCCGATTATTTTTGGTGATGCTTTGAATGAAAATATTTTAGAAATGGCAGGGGTCAACAAAGCAAAGGTAGTTGTGATTGCAATATCGGATTCAATTGGAACGAGGAGAACTGTCTCGACCATTCAGCACATAAACCCGGATGCTTATACCATAGTAAGAACAAAATATGTTCAGGACATAAATACACTGATGAGGCTCGGAGCAAATGAAGTTGTCTCGGAAGAGTTTGAAACTTCGATTGAGATTTTTACGAGGGTGCTTTACAGATACAGGATTCCGAGAAACGACATTGAGCAGTTAGTGAATCTGATAAGGTCATCGGGATATGAAATGCTGAGAGCATTATCGACGGAAGAAAAACCGGAGATGGATATTACTTCGGCTTTGCAGAATGTGGAAATTGCAAACTTCAAGGTTACGGAGATGTGCCCGCTTGCATATAAGACGATTGCCGATTCGGACATGCGAAACAAGTATGGAGTTACCTTGCTTGGAGTAGCGAAGAAAGACCACGTTGTGAACGTTCCTGACGGTCATACTGTGCTTGAGCCGGAGGACGTGATTTATGTTCTTGGCGAGCCGGATAAGATTATAGGGTTTAAGCAGTTGTTTTGTTGA
- the sufB gene encoding Fe-S cluster assembly protein SufB: protein MSDQNQILEELTGTDYKYGFITEVEEERAPKGLNEDIVKFISQKKNEPEFMLEWRLKAYRYWLTMTEPNWQNVHYPPIDYQDIYYYAAPKDFKKLKSLDELDPAIKKTYDRLGIPLEEQMMLAGVAVDAVMDSVSVVTTYKEKLKELGIIFSPISEAIQEHPELVKKYLGSVVPYTDNFFASLNSAVFSDGSFVYIPKGVRCPMELSTYFRINAQNTGQFERTLIIADEGSYVSYLEGCTAPMRDENQLHAAVVELIAHDNAEIKYSTVQNWYPGDKNGKGGIYNFVTKRGICAGNNSKISWTQVETGSSITWKYPSVILKGDNSIGEFYSVAVTNNKQQADTGTKMQHIGKNTKSRIVSKGISAGESNNSYRGLVSVAKRADNARNFSQCDSLLMTDRCGAHTFPYFEIDNPSAIVEHEATTSKIGEDIMFYCQQRGISEEDAVALIVNGYAKEVLNQLPMEFAVEAQKLLAISLEGSVG from the coding sequence ATGAGCGATCAAAATCAAATTTTAGAAGAACTTACCGGAACCGACTACAAATACGGATTCATCACGGAAGTCGAAGAAGAACGTGCCCCGAAAGGACTGAACGAGGACATCGTAAAGTTCATTTCACAAAAAAAGAACGAGCCCGAATTTATGCTTGAGTGGCGCCTGAAAGCTTACCGCTACTGGCTCACTATGACCGAACCAAACTGGCAGAACGTTCACTATCCGCCAATCGATTATCAGGATATATATTACTACGCCGCGCCAAAAGATTTCAAGAAACTGAAAAGTCTTGATGAGCTTGACCCGGCAATCAAAAAAACTTATGACCGTCTCGGTATTCCTCTCGAAGAGCAGATGATGCTCGCAGGAGTTGCAGTCGATGCCGTTATGGATAGCGTTTCAGTTGTAACAACATACAAAGAAAAGCTTAAAGAGCTTGGAATAATTTTTTCACCTATCAGCGAAGCAATTCAGGAACACCCTGAGCTCGTGAAAAAATATCTCGGCTCAGTCGTACCTTATACCGATAACTTTTTTGCATCATTGAACTCGGCGGTTTTCTCCGATGGTTCATTCGTCTACATTCCAAAAGGCGTTCGATGCCCTATGGAGCTTTCGACTTACTTCAGAATCAACGCGCAGAATACGGGACAGTTCGAAAGAACTCTTATCATCGCAGATGAAGGAAGCTACGTAAGCTATCTCGAAGGATGCACCGCGCCTATGCGCGATGAAAACCAGCTGCACGCCGCAGTCGTTGAATTGATTGCGCATGACAATGCAGAGATAAAATACTCGACCGTTCAGAACTGGTATCCCGGCGACAAAAACGGCAAAGGCGGTATCTATAACTTCGTTACCAAACGCGGAATCTGCGCGGGCAACAATTCAAAAATTTCATGGACGCAGGTTGAAACAGGTTCTTCGATTACATGGAAATACCCGAGCGTGATTTTAAAAGGCGATAACTCAATCGGTGAGTTTTATTCCGTTGCAGTTACAAACAACAAACAGCAGGCAGATACAGGAACGAAAATGCAGCACATCGGCAAGAACACAAAAAGCCGTATCGTATCAAAAGGTATCTCCGCAGGAGAAAGCAACAACAGTTACCGCGGACTTGTCTCTGTTGCAAAACGCGCAGACAACGCAAGAAATTTTTCGCAGTGCGATTCACTTTTAATGACTGACAGATGCGGAGCGCATACGTTCCCGTATTTTGAAATTGATAATCCGAGCGCAATAGTTGAGCACGAAGCAACAACTTCAAAAATCGGTGAAGACATTATGTTCTATTGCCAGCAAAGAGGAATCTCCGAAGAAGATGCGGTTGCGTTAATCGTCAACGGATATGCAAAAGAAGTTTTAAACCAGCTCCCGATGGAATTTGCAGTAGAAGCCCAAAAGCTCCTCGCAATTTCATTAGAAGGAAGTGTTGGGTAA
- a CDS encoding DUF4870 domain-containing protein, whose protein sequence is MEQQQETNLTSDEKLLSMLCHLSLFFGGLVIPIVIYFIQKGKSKFVAFNALETIYFHIFYIVVVFVAAFVITIVVSIGAMASTTSRNDMSPLAIILIAAAALFIFAIVIYFIILAIIASIKSYQGIIKKYPIVGNMAYRQVYGN, encoded by the coding sequence ATGGAACAACAACAGGAAACAAATTTAACTTCGGATGAAAAACTTCTTTCAATGCTTTGTCATTTATCGCTTTTTTTTGGAGGATTGGTAATTCCCATTGTAATATATTTCATTCAAAAAGGGAAAAGTAAATTCGTCGCATTCAACGCGCTTGAGACAATTTACTTTCACATATTTTATATTGTTGTTGTTTTTGTAGCGGCATTTGTAATAACAATAGTCGTAAGTATCGGGGCAATGGCTTCGACAACTTCACGAAACGATATGTCGCCTCTTGCCATAATTTTAATTGCCGCAGCAGCGCTTTTTATTTTTGCTATCGTTATTTATTTTATAATACTTGCAATCATTGCCTCTATAAAATCATATCAGGGGATAATTAAAAAATATCCGATAGTTGGCAATATGGCTTACAGACAGGTTTATGGAAATTAA
- a CDS encoding GNAT family N-acetyltransferase gives MIILTAELKHLDILSKLFDEYRVFYERESDIEAAKNFMKHRLENKDSVIFIALDGNGNGMGFTQLYPSFTSVGMQRMWILNDLFVNENYRKQKVAESLLNKAEQHAKETGAFGMLLETRNTNIPAQNLYDKLGWYRDTEHTWFFKPADEM, from the coding sequence ATGATTATTCTGACCGCAGAATTAAAACATCTTGATATTCTTTCAAAGCTGTTCGATGAATACCGCGTGTTTTATGAGCGCGAAAGCGATATCGAAGCCGCAAAAAATTTCATGAAACACCGTCTTGAAAATAAAGACTCGGTTATATTTATTGCGCTCGATGGAAACGGCAACGGAATGGGATTTACACAGTTATATCCTTCTTTTACTTCCGTGGGAATGCAGAGAATGTGGATTTTGAATGACCTCTTTGTAAACGAAAATTACCGCAAACAAAAAGTCGCAGAGTCGCTTCTTAACAAAGCTGAACAGCATGCAAAAGAAACCGGGGCTTTCGGGATGCTTCTTGAAACACGCAACACAAACATACCCGCACAGAATTTATATGATAAGCTTGGTTGGTATAGGGATACCGAGCATACGTGGTTTTTCAAGCCCGCTGATGAAATGTAA
- a CDS encoding DUF4870 domain-containing protein, which produces MAIWLTDRFMEIKQYIESNPQATTSDERLFSLLSHLSFFFGGLFVSLIIYFTQKDKSKFVAFNSLEAIFFQLSYLIIVLPCSFLFGICLGIIDAAKGSAGRDLSGIMIIIFWVLLFIVFAALMFFGIYSVFVAIKAYKGEIKKYPIIGNIAYRKVYGR; this is translated from the coding sequence TTGGCAATATGGCTTACAGACAGGTTTATGGAAATTAAACAATACATAGAGTCAAATCCGCAAGCGACAACCTCTGATGAAAGATTGTTTTCTTTGCTTAGCCACCTTTCGTTTTTCTTTGGAGGGCTATTTGTATCTTTGATTATATACTTCACTCAAAAAGATAAAAGTAAATTTGTTGCATTTAATTCTTTAGAAGCTATCTTTTTTCAGTTGAGTTACCTAATAATTGTGCTTCCGTGTTCGTTTTTATTTGGAATATGCTTAGGAATAATAGATGCAGCGAAAGGTTCAGCCGGCAGAGATTTATCAGGCATTATGATAATTATTTTCTGGGTGCTTTTGTTTATTGTTTTTGCAGCACTTATGTTTTTCGGAATATATTCGGTGTTCGTTGCAATTAAAGCATACAAAGGAGAAATTAAAAAATACCCGATAATTGGAAACATAGCATACAGAAAAGTGTATGGAAGATAG
- a CDS encoding cupin domain-containing protein, whose product MNETKDYGKYNINLDVKYNHLELVDVPHVVKGNKEKWFNQTLTQVNDSVVRIGIIEGEFHWHKHDDEDEFFFVLEGKLFIDVKEYGKEKTIELDPMQGTTITKGVLHKPRAPKKTVMLMFETGTIKPTGS is encoded by the coding sequence ATGAATGAAACAAAAGATTACGGCAAGTATAATATAAATCTTGATGTGAAGTATAATCATCTTGAGCTGGTTGACGTTCCGCATGTTGTAAAGGGGAATAAAGAGAAGTGGTTTAACCAGACTTTGACGCAGGTGAATGACAGTGTCGTGAGAATCGGGATAATAGAGGGTGAGTTTCACTGGCATAAGCACGATGATGAAGATGAATTCTTTTTTGTGCTGGAAGGAAAGTTGTTTATTGATGTGAAAGAATATGGAAAAGAAAAAACTATAGAGCTTGACCCGATGCAGGGAACTACAATTACAAAGGGTGTTTTGCATAAGCCGCGTGCTCCGAAGAAAACGGTGATGCTGATGTTTGAGACCGGCACGATTAAGCCGACAGGAAGTTAA
- a CDS encoding MFS transporter, whose amino-acid sequence MQDGNSKKKVATIVLVSALGYFVDIYDLVLFGIVRVASLKALGLTDAEVTSTGIMLLNMQMGGMLVGGILWGILGDKKGRVSILFGSIILYSVMNVINGFVTDIPQYAIIRFLAGIGLAGELGAGITLVSETMSKEKRGYGNMIVAGVGVLGAVVAALVGDLTDWRNAYFIGGGMGFLILLLRVGVYESGMYTSIKHTNIPKGAFLKLFTNKKMFFKFLNCILLGLPLWFAVGVLVTFSPEFGKAFGFTTPVKAGLSIMFAYIGISAGDFLSGWISQILKSRKKVIHIFVSGVTVMLFVFLFFNKFGTTGMYVYCGLIGFACGYWVIMLSNASEQFGTNMRATVTTSVPNFIRGSVILSTLSFQFLNPITGIVYSALIVGLTTIIIAFIATSRLEETFGKDLGYVEII is encoded by the coding sequence ATGCAGGACGGAAATTCCAAAAAGAAAGTCGCGACCATTGTTCTGGTCTCCGCACTTGGATATTTTGTTGATATATATGACCTCGTTTTGTTTGGCATCGTGCGTGTTGCATCTCTTAAAGCGCTCGGCTTAACAGATGCTGAGGTCACCTCAACAGGCATTATGCTTCTCAACATGCAGATGGGCGGAATGCTTGTCGGCGGAATACTCTGGGGAATACTCGGCGACAAAAAAGGACGCGTATCGATTCTTTTTGGTTCAATTATTTTGTATTCCGTTATGAATGTTATCAACGGCTTCGTTACCGACATACCTCAATATGCAATCATAAGATTTTTGGCAGGCATCGGGCTTGCAGGCGAGCTTGGCGCGGGAATCACTCTCGTCAGCGAAACCATGTCGAAGGAAAAACGCGGTTACGGAAACATGATTGTCGCAGGTGTCGGCGTGCTCGGTGCTGTCGTTGCTGCACTTGTCGGCGACTTAACCGATTGGCGCAATGCATATTTCATCGGCGGCGGAATGGGATTCTTAATTCTGCTACTGCGCGTCGGGGTTTATGAATCCGGCATGTACACTTCCATAAAACACACTAACATTCCCAAAGGCGCATTCCTGAAATTGTTCACAAACAAAAAAATGTTTTTTAAATTTTTAAACTGCATACTTCTCGGATTGCCTTTGTGGTTTGCGGTCGGGGTTCTCGTAACTTTCTCACCTGAGTTCGGCAAAGCATTCGGATTCACCACACCGGTCAAAGCAGGTCTTTCAATAATGTTTGCATACATCGGAATTTCTGCGGGAGATTTTTTAAGCGGATGGATAAGCCAGATTTTAAAGTCGCGCAAAAAAGTTATTCACATTTTTGTCAGCGGTGTTACCGTAATGCTTTTTGTATTTTTATTCTTTAACAAGTTCGGAACAACAGGTATGTATGTTTACTGCGGGCTTATCGGCTTCGCATGCGGCTACTGGGTCATTATGCTTTCAAATGCTTCCGAACAGTTCGGAACAAACATGCGCGCAACAGTCACAACATCAGTTCCGAATTTCATTCGCGGCTCGGTAATCCTCAGCACACTTTCATTTCAATTCTTAAATCCCATAACAGGAATAGTTTACAGCGCATTAATCGTCGGACTAACCACAATCATAATCGCGTTCATCGCAACATCACGTCTCGAAGAAACCTTCGGAAAAGATTTAGGCTATGTTGAAATAATTTAA
- a CDS encoding VTT domain-containing protein yields the protein MDVIIDFFKNLRDLEGLIKWGGLLVLIIIVFAETGLLIGFFLPGDSLLITAGLLASQGYLDIFVMNVTLILAAIIGDTVGYWFGRKTGPKIFKREKSKFFAKEHLIKAQEFYEKHGGKTIIYARFVPFARTFAPIVAGVGKMEYKKFLSYNIFGGILWVVSMTLLGYFFGNIPFIKKNFEYVIIGVIIISTIPVITGYLKHRKEMKAQQTAEK from the coding sequence ATGGACGTAATTATCGATTTTTTCAAGAATTTAAGAGACTTGGAGGGACTCATAAAATGGGGCGGACTTCTCGTTTTAATCATCATTGTATTTGCTGAAACCGGATTATTAATCGGATTTTTCTTGCCGGGTGATTCGCTTTTAATTACTGCCGGACTTCTCGCTTCTCAGGGTTATCTCGATATTTTCGTGATGAACGTTACTTTAATTCTTGCAGCAATAATCGGCGATACTGTCGGCTACTGGTTCGGAAGAAAAACAGGACCAAAAATTTTTAAACGGGAGAAGTCGAAATTTTTTGCAAAAGAGCACCTGATAAAAGCGCAGGAGTTTTATGAAAAGCACGGCGGCAAAACAATAATTTATGCGCGCTTCGTTCCGTTTGCAAGAACGTTTGCACCAATTGTGGCAGGTGTCGGAAAGATGGAATACAAAAAGTTTTTGTCATATAACATTTTCGGCGGGATACTCTGGGTTGTTTCAATGACATTACTCGGATATTTCTTCGGAAACATTCCCTTCATTAAAAAGAATTTTGAGTATGTGATAATCGGGGTTATTATTATTTCAACTATCCCTGTTATTACGGGATATCTGAAACACAGAAAAGAAATGAAGGCTCAGCAGACAGCGGAGAAGTAA